The Sulfurihydrogenibium sp. YO3AOP1 genome has a window encoding:
- the fliN gene encoding flagellar motor switch protein FliN codes for MEEMDKQENKPEDNQEDLAAAWSEMLNQDEKKEESQEDLLAQWSEMLNESGKKEGSQEDLAAQWSEMLHEEKSESVDANTHQTPLKESEKKESFTKEEFSPEILNKLDILLDIPITITVEVGSKSMSIEEILKLAPSSVIDLDKYLNEPIDLKVNGVLVAKGELYQVDDNFAIKITEILTKEERVRLVSSQIRG; via the coding sequence ATGGAGGAAATGGATAAACAAGAAAATAAACCTGAAGATAACCAAGAAGATTTAGCAGCCGCTTGGTCTGAAATGTTAAACCAAGACGAGAAAAAAGAAGAATCTCAAGAAGACTTGTTGGCTCAGTGGTCTGAAATGTTAAATGAAAGTGGGAAAAAGGAAGGGTCGCAGGAAGACTTGGCAGCTCAGTGGTCTGAAATGTTGCATGAAGAAAAAAGTGAATCTGTTGACGCAAATACTCATCAAACGCCGTTAAAAGAATCAGAAAAAAAAGAAAGCTTTACAAAAGAAGAATTTAGTCCAGAAATTTTAAATAAACTTGATATTCTTTTAGATATTCCTATTACAATTACAGTAGAAGTAGGCTCAAAATCTATGTCTATAGAAGAGATTTTAAAACTTGCTCCAAGTTCTGTAATAGATTTAGACAAATATTTAAATGAACCTATAGATTTAAAAGTAAATGGTGTTCTTGTTGCAAAAGGAGAACTTTACCAGGTAGATGATAATTTTGCAATAAAGATAACTGAAATTTTGACGAAAGAAGAAAGGGTAAGACTTGTTTCAAGTCAAATAAGAGGTTAA
- a CDS encoding FliM/FliN family flagellar motor switch protein: MSDFLSQDEIDALIGGGKSSATAEEKIKEKLFDFNRLEKIQKGGFQGLEVLFEKWVKIFREEIRTEFPVVNMVSKGKIVTMRFGDFIGKIPLPASYTIFNMKPLKDSSLLIIDSRVVFNLVSALFGGGARPFKIEGREFTKLEIRIIEKLVDIVLGSFEKIWKDVYPIEIERKSIEFNPILVRIVSHAEKVIVAEIMIDIEGLEVPLTFAFPQMLFLPIKDILFTDTFGSEVSPEWRKELIKKLLKVNLKLILELDKFSVLVKEFLNYDVGTEIILNKKQSEELDLKVEDKVKFKASLGKLDKKFAAMITKVIKENDDGGNG; this comes from the coding sequence ATGTCTGACTTTTTATCTCAGGATGAGATAGATGCATTAATAGGTGGAGGTAAATCTTCCGCAACTGCAGAAGAAAAAATAAAAGAAAAGCTATTTGATTTTAATAGACTTGAGAAAATTCAAAAAGGCGGATTTCAAGGATTAGAAGTTTTATTTGAAAAGTGGGTGAAAATCTTTAGAGAAGAAATTAGGACTGAATTTCCTGTGGTAAACATGGTCTCTAAAGGTAAAATAGTAACAATGAGATTTGGAGACTTTATTGGAAAAATTCCACTACCAGCATCATATACAATTTTTAATATGAAGCCTTTGAAAGACTCGTCACTTTTGATTATAGACTCTCGTGTTGTTTTTAACTTAGTAAGTGCTTTGTTTGGTGGAGGAGCAAGACCTTTTAAAATTGAAGGAAGAGAATTTACAAAGCTTGAAATCAGAATAATTGAAAAATTAGTAGACATTGTTTTAGGAAGTTTTGAAAAGATATGGAAAGATGTATATCCTATAGAAATTGAAAGAAAGAGTATAGAGTTTAATCCAATTTTGGTAAGAATAGTATCTCATGCAGAAAAAGTTATTGTAGCAGAAATTATGATAGATATTGAGGGTTTAGAGGTACCTTTAACGTTTGCATTTCCACAGATGCTGTTTTTACCCATCAAAGATATTCTTTTTACTGATACATTCGGCTCTGAAGTATCACCTGAATGGAGAAAAGAGCTTATTAAAAAGTTATTAAAAGTAAACCTTAAACTAATATTGGAATTAGATAAATTTAGTGTCTTAGTAAAAGAATTTTTAAACTACGATGTTGGAACAGAGATAATATTAAACAAAAAACAATCTGAAGAATTGGACTTAAAAGTTGAAGATAAGGTTAAATTTAAAGCAAGCTTAGGTAAATTAGACAAAAAATTCGCTGCAATGATAACAAAAGTAATTAAGGAGAACGATGATGGAGGAAATGGATAA
- a CDS encoding flagellar hook basal-body protein, with amino-acid sequence MAINFQPIYILASGGERATEQLDTTTNNIANSNTPGFKKLLVREMSQKIPENKGKVGDLLVFPRFMDSSVLNFQGPLIKTENNLDLAIVRDGFFTVESAIGRYYTRNGHFSINQEGYLVDVNGAYVLDENFRRIQIQDSKFQITPKGEIYQNGQITGKIRVVNLQNLQAVGNSYYQGQEQQITNFEIKQGYLEGANLNIVKEMVEMINNHRRFDIYMNLAKYLDMLEGKVNEIGKA; translated from the coding sequence ATGGCAATAAATTTTCAACCAATTTATATTCTTGCTTCAGGTGGAGAAAGAGCTACAGAGCAGCTTGATACAACTACAAACAATATAGCTAACAGCAATACGCCCGGCTTTAAAAAACTTCTCGTTAGAGAAATGAGTCAAAAGATACCTGAAAATAAAGGAAAAGTTGGAGATCTTCTCGTTTTCCCACGTTTTATGGATAGCTCGGTTTTAAACTTTCAAGGACCTTTAATTAAAACAGAAAACAATTTAGACTTAGCGATTGTAAGAGATGGATTTTTTACGGTTGAAAGTGCTATAGGAAGATACTACACAAGAAATGGTCATTTTTCAATAAATCAGGAAGGCTATTTGGTAGATGTAAACGGTGCTTATGTTTTAGATGAGAATTTTAGAAGAATTCAAATTCAGGATAGCAAATTTCAAATAACGCCTAAAGGTGAGATTTATCAAAATGGACAGATTACAGGAAAAATAAGAGTAGTTAATTTGCAAAATTTACAAGCTGTAGGAAACTCATACTATCAAGGACAAGAACAACAAATAACCAACTTTGAGATAAAACAAGGATATCTTGAAGGAGCAAACCTAAACATTGTTAAAGAAATGGTTGAAATGATTAACAATCATAGAAGATTTGATATATACATGAATCTTGCAAAATATCTTGATATGTTAGAAGGTAAAGTTAACGAGATTGGAAAAGCATAA
- a CDS encoding flagellar basal body L-ring protein FlgH → MKRLILLFGIIGFITAGCAKKTEYGKPFNPNPPEIEQEKVVRTPGSLYTGSYNNLFSDSKAFTVGDVITIKVVENIAGQTASNTNTQEQQKMDLNVPSPKLMGKDLINKTPIAGITEQNSDTHKGSASTNRKSTLIATISARVTKVYPNGNLFIVGKKVVKVNDDYQTLVISGIVKPTDIMQDNSVDSSRISDMYVEYNGEGYMADSSRPGWLAQFLKRIWPF, encoded by the coding sequence ATGAAAAGATTAATACTATTATTCGGAATAATAGGTTTTATCACAGCAGGATGTGCTAAAAAAACAGAGTACGGAAAGCCATTTAACCCAAATCCACCAGAGATAGAGCAAGAAAAGGTCGTAAGAACACCCGGCTCTTTATACACAGGCAGCTATAACAATTTATTTTCCGATTCTAAAGCTTTCACGGTTGGAGATGTTATAACAATAAAAGTTGTTGAAAACATAGCTGGACAGACTGCTTCTAATACAAATACACAAGAGCAACAGAAGATGGATTTAAACGTTCCATCGCCAAAGCTAATGGGTAAAGATTTAATAAATAAAACTCCAATAGCCGGCATAACAGAGCAAAACTCAGATACCCATAAAGGATCTGCATCTACAAACAGAAAATCAACTCTAATAGCAACAATTTCTGCAAGAGTTACAAAGGTTTATCCAAACGGAAATTTATTTATAGTGGGGAAAAAGGTTGTTAAAGTTAACGATGATTATCAAACACTTGTAATTTCAGGTATTGTAAAGCCTACCGATATAATGCAAGATAACTCTGTAGATTCTTCAAGAATTTCGGATATGTATGTAGAGTATAATGGAGAAGGTTATATGGCAGATAGCTCAAGACCGGGTTGGTTAGCACAATTCTTAAAAAGAATCTGGCCGTTTTAA
- the fliG gene encoding flagellar motor switch protein FliG → MAEEKSKLTGLEKAAILLSILPEEKNVKIFKHLKQTELEKIIKALLTLEEPTKENIKSVIQEAYKNLSEAVPLKLLPDNIKKILEKALPPEKVKELFEGLVMAEEGKAVFQEIEKLPAKVVANIIKNEHPQVIALILTQLKPQKAAEIIQYLPRRQGISNIQEEVIKRIASLEKVSSNMIKTVADSLEEELYTIGAGKEEMLSGIDVSAEIVNNLPKDLAQEILDEIRKEAPSLADNIEERMFKFEDIIKLDNRAIMEILKAVDKNDLLIALKGAPQEIIDKFTANMSKRAAQMFLEDMEVLGPVKKSDVENARKKIIQAIKNLIQSGVIEYGAGGEEML, encoded by the coding sequence TTGGCTGAGGAAAAAAGTAAATTAACGGGATTAGAAAAAGCAGCCATATTATTATCTATATTACCAGAAGAAAAGAATGTAAAAATTTTTAAACATCTTAAACAAACTGAACTTGAGAAGATTATCAAAGCATTACTCACATTAGAAGAGCCGACAAAAGAAAATATTAAATCAGTTATTCAAGAAGCATATAAAAATTTATCAGAGGCAGTACCTTTAAAACTTCTTCCGGATAATATAAAAAAGATATTGGAAAAAGCGCTACCTCCAGAAAAAGTTAAAGAACTGTTTGAAGGCTTAGTAATGGCTGAAGAAGGGAAAGCAGTTTTCCAAGAAATTGAAAAACTTCCTGCAAAGGTAGTAGCAAATATAATTAAAAATGAGCATCCTCAAGTTATTGCTTTAATATTAACACAGCTAAAACCACAAAAGGCAGCAGAAATAATCCAATACTTACCAAGAAGACAGGGCATTTCTAACATTCAAGAAGAAGTTATAAAAAGAATTGCATCCTTAGAAAAAGTTTCATCTAATATGATTAAAACCGTTGCTGATTCTTTAGAAGAGGAGCTTTATACAATAGGAGCTGGAAAAGAAGAAATGTTAAGTGGAATTGATGTTTCAGCCGAAATAGTAAACAACTTACCAAAAGATTTAGCTCAAGAAATACTTGATGAAATAAGAAAAGAAGCACCCTCTCTTGCAGACAATATCGAAGAGCGTATGTTTAAATTTGAGGATATTATTAAACTTGATAATAGAGCTATTATGGAAATTCTCAAAGCTGTTGATAAAAATGACCTACTTATTGCTCTTAAAGGTGCTCCACAAGAAATTATTGATAAATTTACTGCTAATATGTCAAAAAGAGCTGCTCAAATGTTTTTGGAAGATATGGAAGTGCTTGGTCCTGTTAAAAAATCTGATGTTGAAAATGCAAGGAAAAAGATTATACAGGCTATTAAAAATCTCATACAGTCTGGCGTTATTGAATACGGAGCAGGTGGTGAAGAAATGCTATAA
- the flgG gene encoding flagellar basal-body rod protein FlgG translates to MLRALWTSASGMEAQQTNLDVISHNIANVNTVGFKRSRANFEDLIYQDVRDPGVLSSTQNRVPAGIQIGLGVKVSDVAKMFSQGSLMKTDNPLDVAIQGEGFFKIEMPDGSEAFTRAGNFQIDNEGYIVNPEGYRLSPNIQISAPETVLNISISPNGKVIVVRNSGGQQTTEEVGNIKLYKFINPAGLKAIGGNLFKYTEASGQPIEGDPNTDAFGKLTQGFLEMSNVNIVEEMVNLIVAQRAYEVNSKGIITADEMLKTVSTLKS, encoded by the coding sequence ATGTTAAGAGCATTATGGACATCAGCGTCGGGGATGGAAGCACAACAGACAAATTTAGATGTGATTTCTCACAACATAGCTAACGTGAATACAGTTGGATTTAAAAGAAGTAGAGCTAATTTCGAAGATTTGATCTATCAAGATGTGAGAGACCCGGGTGTTTTAAGCTCAACTCAGAATAGAGTCCCGGCAGGGATTCAGATAGGTTTAGGTGTGAAAGTGTCTGATGTTGCAAAAATGTTTTCTCAGGGAAGTTTGATGAAAACAGATAATCCTTTAGATGTTGCGATACAAGGTGAAGGATTTTTCAAAATAGAAATGCCTGATGGAAGCGAAGCTTTTACAAGGGCTGGAAATTTCCAAATAGATAACGAAGGATATATAGTAAATCCAGAAGGGTACAGATTAAGTCCAAACATACAAATTTCAGCTCCAGAAACAGTTTTAAATATTTCTATAAGTCCAAATGGAAAAGTTATTGTAGTTAGAAATAGCGGTGGACAACAGACAACAGAAGAAGTTGGAAATATAAAGCTTTACAAATTCATAAACCCAGCAGGACTTAAAGCAATAGGAGGAAATTTATTTAAGTATACAGAAGCTTCCGGACAGCCTATAGAAGGAGACCCAAATACTGATGCTTTTGGAAAGCTTACACAAGGATTTTTAGAAATGTCTAACGTAAATATAGTGGAAGAGATGGTAAATCTAATAGTAGCACAAAGAGCTTACGAAGTTAACTCGAAAGGTATTATTACAGCAGATGAAATGCTTAAGACTGTAAGTACATTGAAAAGTTAA
- the flgA gene encoding flagellar basal body P-ring formation chaperone FlgA — MSAKLWNIILLLVLLTIFYVKAGERLEKAKNMALEYAKENFKDVEIIDVVKIPQSYEEKLSKDFNKVECKSKGKSSIYLYLDCTYLKDEEIVATIPITFRISATTKWAVVKNQKVSIVYLNKNIKIQMLGVALENGKEGDYIKVKNISTGKELVGKVISNDTVLIEASRE; from the coding sequence TTGAGCGCAAAACTTTGGAACATAATTTTATTGCTTGTTTTACTTACAATTTTTTATGTAAAAGCCGGTGAAAGGCTTGAAAAAGCTAAAAATATGGCTTTAGAGTATGCAAAGGAAAATTTTAAAGATGTTGAGATAATAGATGTAGTTAAAATACCACAGAGTTATGAAGAGAAGTTAAGTAAAGATTTTAATAAAGTTGAGTGTAAAAGCAAAGGAAAAAGTAGTATTTATCTATATTTAGATTGTACTTATTTGAAAGATGAAGAAATAGTCGCAACTATCCCTATCACATTTAGAATATCAGCTACTACAAAATGGGCAGTTGTAAAAAATCAAAAAGTTAGCATAGTTTATTTAAATAAAAACATAAAAATACAAATGCTTGGTGTAGCTCTTGAAAACGGTAAAGAAGGGGATTACATTAAAGTTAAAAATATATCTACAGGCAAAGAATTGGTAGGAAAAGTTATCTCTAATGATACTGTTTTGATAGAAGCAAGCAGGGAGTAA
- a CDS encoding flagellar basal body P-ring protein FlgI: MWKKVLIAIVFITSFSFAAEVKIRDEVYVEGFRPNYLTGYGIVVGLNGTGDGTTSRYTLISIANMLRKLGIYIDPAQVRTKNAAAVMVTANLPPFAKPGMAIDVQVASIGDAKDIVNGLLIRTPLYGPDGKIYAFAQGPVSTGGGFLESNKGGKVQKGFPTAGIIPNGAIVEEELPFDFNSMTEVTLSLKNPSFSKAQEIVNVINQKYPGLAVVQDPTSIKVRLPQTKNKTEFLAEILDLKIKTDKDNIPTIVFYEKTGTVIMSGDVAIDTPVYVSHGSIYVTVEKTPVISQPPPLSGGQTVVTEGVTTKVQEEKGRIISIESAKLSDLVKALNDLGVSPYDLIAILQAIKAAGKLHAEIKVM; the protein is encoded by the coding sequence ATGTGGAAAAAAGTTTTAATTGCTATAGTTTTTATAACAAGCTTTTCTTTTGCCGCTGAAGTCAAAATCCGGGATGAAGTATATGTTGAAGGCTTTAGACCAAACTATCTTACTGGCTATGGTATAGTTGTTGGTTTAAATGGAACTGGTGATGGGACTACAAGCAGATACACATTAATCAGTATAGCCAATATGTTAAGAAAGCTTGGAATTTACATAGACCCTGCTCAAGTAAGAACAAAAAACGCTGCTGCAGTTATGGTTACTGCAAATTTACCACCATTTGCTAAGCCCGGGATGGCAATAGATGTTCAAGTAGCATCAATCGGTGATGCAAAAGATATCGTCAACGGTCTATTAATAAGAACGCCTCTTTATGGACCGGATGGGAAGATTTACGCCTTTGCACAAGGACCTGTATCAACCGGCGGTGGCTTTTTAGAATCAAATAAAGGTGGAAAGGTTCAAAAAGGATTTCCAACCGCAGGCATTATTCCAAACGGTGCAATCGTTGAAGAAGAGCTACCATTTGACTTTAATTCTATGACAGAGGTGACCTTAAGTCTTAAAAATCCAAGCTTTTCAAAAGCTCAAGAAATTGTAAACGTAATAAATCAAAAATATCCAGGATTAGCAGTTGTTCAAGACCCTACTTCAATAAAAGTTAGACTGCCACAAACAAAAAATAAAACAGAATTTTTAGCAGAGATTTTAGACTTAAAAATAAAAACCGATAAAGACAATATACCAACTATAGTATTTTATGAAAAAACAGGAACTGTAATCATGAGTGGAGATGTAGCCATAGATACTCCTGTTTACGTATCGCATGGAAGTATTTATGTTACAGTAGAAAAAACGCCTGTAATCTCACAACCACCACCTTTATCCGGTGGTCAAACAGTAGTGACCGAAGGAGTAACTACTAAAGTTCAAGAAGAAAAAGGTAGAATTATATCCATAGAATCAGCAAAGCTTTCTGATTTAGTAAAAGCATTGAATGATTTAGGAGTTTCTCCATACGATTTAATAGCAATACTGCAAGCCATAAAAGCTGCAGGTAAATTACACGCAGAAATAAAAGTAATGTAA